Proteins co-encoded in one Maylandia zebra isolate NMK-2024a linkage group LG16, Mzebra_GT3a, whole genome shotgun sequence genomic window:
- the LOC101467730 gene encoding glycerol kinase isoform X1: MDPLVAAIDQGTSSTRFLVFNAKTAELISHHQVEINQSFPKEGWVEEDPREIMQSVHECIERTCEKLCKLNIDVSNIKAVGVTNQRETTLVWDKDTGEPLYNAIVWLDLRTQSTVERLINKAPGRNKNHLRHKTGLPISTYFSAVKLRWLLDNVDEVHEAFLSQRAMFGTVDSWIIWCLTGGKNGGVHCTDVSNASRTMLFNIHTMDWDPELCRYFDIPMEILPSVRSSSEIYGWMKSGSLAGVPISGCLGDQSAALVGQMCFNEGQAKNTYGTGCFLLRNTGTKPVISDHGLLTTVAYKLGKDEPACYALEGSVAIAGAVVRWLKDNMGMVQSSSEIEKLAAAVGTSYGCYFVPAFSGLYAPYWEPSARGIICGLTQFTNRNHLAFAALEAVCFQTREILDAMNQDSGVPLTQLKVDGGMTSNRLLMQLQADILCIPVVRPTMSETTALGVAMAAGAAEGVGVWSLSPGQLPHVTSERYEPQINPEESEYRFARWKKAVQKAMNWETTEPCYNGSGLGKNMNGAPWGVHPSPPPSRVDH; this comes from the exons ATGGACCCGCTGGTTGCTGCTATTGATCAGGGCACGAGCTCCACGAGGTTTCTG GTGTTCAACgcaaaaacagctgaactgaTCAGTCACCACCAAGTAGAGATCAACCAGAGTTTCCCCAAAGAGGG ATGGGTGGAGGAGGACCCGCGGGAGATCATGCAGTCTGTTCACGAGTGCATTGAGAGGACCTGTGAGAAGCTCTGCAAGCTCAACATTGACGTCTCCAACATCAAAG cgGTGGGAGTGACCAATCAGAGAGAGACGACCCTGGTTTGGGACAAAGACACCGGCGAGCCGCTCTACAACGCCATCG tttggcTGGACCTTCGTACTCAGTCGACGGTAGAGAGGCTCATTAACAAAGCTCCGGGAAGAAACAAGAACCACCTCAGG CATAAAACAGGCCTTCCCATCAGCACTTACTTCAGTGCAGTGAAGCTGCGATGGCTGCTGGACAACGTGGACGAGGTGCATGAGGCTTTCCTGAGCCAGCGTGCCATGTTTGGCACGGTGGACTCCTGGATCATCTGG TGTCTAACAGGGGGAAAGAACGGCGGGGTCCACTGTACAGACGTTTCAAACGCCAGTCGCACCATGCTCTTCAACATTCACACCATGGACTGGGATCCTGAACTCTGCAG GTACTTTGACATCCCGATGGAAATCCTGCCCAGCGTCAGAAGCTCGTCTGAGATATACGGCTGGATG AAATCCGGCTCACTTGCAGGAGTTCCAATTTCAGGG TGTCTCGGTGACCAGTCGGCTGCTCTGGTTGGTCAGATGTGCTTCAACGAAGGCCAGGCCAAAAACAC GTATGGGACTGGCTGCTTCCTGCTCAGAAACACAGGCACCAAG CCTGTGATCTCAGACCACGGCCTGCTCACCACAGTTGCCTACAAACTGGGAAAAGACGAGCCGGCCTGCTATGCCCTCGAG GGGTCGGTGGCCATAGCAGGAGCAGTGGTACGATGGTTGAAGGACAACATGGGGATGGTGCAGTCGTCCTCAGAGATCG AGAAACTGGCAGCGGCAGTAGGAACGTCGTACGGCTGTTACTTCGTGCCAGCTTTTTCGGGGCTCTACGCCCCCTACTGGGAGCCCAGCGCAAGAGG CATCATCTGTGGGCTCACACAGTTCACCAACAGGAACCACTTGGCATTCGCTGCTCTGGAGGCCGTCTGCTTCCAGACCAGAGAG attCTTGATGCAATGAATCAGGACAGCGGGGTCCCTCTGACGCAGCTTAAGGTGGACGGAGGGATGACGTCAAACAGATTACTGATGCAGCTGCAGGCCGACATCCTCTGCATCCCTGTAG TTCGACCCACCATGTCCGAGACCACAGCTCTTGGTGTAGCCATGGCGGCGGGGGCAGCAGAGGGCGTAGGCGTATGGAGCCTGAGTCCCGGTCAGCTCCCACATGTCACATCTGAGAGATACGAGCCTCAGATAAACCCTGAGG AGAGCGAGTACCGCTTCGCTCGCTGGAAGAAGGCCGTCCAGAAAGCCATGAACTGGGAGACCACAGAGCCCTGCTACAACGGCAGCG GTTTAGGAAAGAAtatgaacggcgcaccctggggGGTCCATCCCAGCCCTCCCCCCAGCAGAGTGGACCACTAA
- the LOC101467730 gene encoding glycerol kinase isoform X2 — protein MDPLVAAIDQGTSSTRFLVFNAKTAELISHHQVEINQSFPKEGWVEEDPREIMQSVHECIERTCEKLCKLNIDVSNIKAVGVTNQRETTLVWDKDTGEPLYNAIVWLDLRTQSTVERLINKAPGRNKNHLRHKTGLPISTYFSAVKLRWLLDNVDEVHEAFLSQRAMFGTVDSWIIWCLTGGKNGGVHCTDVSNASRTMLFNIHTMDWDPELCRYFDIPMEILPSVRSSSEIYGWMKSGSLAGVPISGCLGDQSAALVGQMCFNEGQAKNTYGTGCFLLRNTGTKPVISDHGLLTTVAYKLGKDEPACYALEGSVAIAGAVVRWLKDNMGMVQSSSEIEKLAAAVGTSYGCYFVPAFSGLYAPYWEPSARGIICGLTQFTNRNHLAFAALEAVCFQTREILDAMNQDSGVPLTQLKVDGGMTSNRLLMQLQADILCIPVVRPTMSETTALGVAMAAGAAEGVGVWSLSPGQLPHVTSERYEPQINPEESEYRFARWKKAVQKAMNWETTEPCYNGSGHSQ, from the exons ATGGACCCGCTGGTTGCTGCTATTGATCAGGGCACGAGCTCCACGAGGTTTCTG GTGTTCAACgcaaaaacagctgaactgaTCAGTCACCACCAAGTAGAGATCAACCAGAGTTTCCCCAAAGAGGG ATGGGTGGAGGAGGACCCGCGGGAGATCATGCAGTCTGTTCACGAGTGCATTGAGAGGACCTGTGAGAAGCTCTGCAAGCTCAACATTGACGTCTCCAACATCAAAG cgGTGGGAGTGACCAATCAGAGAGAGACGACCCTGGTTTGGGACAAAGACACCGGCGAGCCGCTCTACAACGCCATCG tttggcTGGACCTTCGTACTCAGTCGACGGTAGAGAGGCTCATTAACAAAGCTCCGGGAAGAAACAAGAACCACCTCAGG CATAAAACAGGCCTTCCCATCAGCACTTACTTCAGTGCAGTGAAGCTGCGATGGCTGCTGGACAACGTGGACGAGGTGCATGAGGCTTTCCTGAGCCAGCGTGCCATGTTTGGCACGGTGGACTCCTGGATCATCTGG TGTCTAACAGGGGGAAAGAACGGCGGGGTCCACTGTACAGACGTTTCAAACGCCAGTCGCACCATGCTCTTCAACATTCACACCATGGACTGGGATCCTGAACTCTGCAG GTACTTTGACATCCCGATGGAAATCCTGCCCAGCGTCAGAAGCTCGTCTGAGATATACGGCTGGATG AAATCCGGCTCACTTGCAGGAGTTCCAATTTCAGGG TGTCTCGGTGACCAGTCGGCTGCTCTGGTTGGTCAGATGTGCTTCAACGAAGGCCAGGCCAAAAACAC GTATGGGACTGGCTGCTTCCTGCTCAGAAACACAGGCACCAAG CCTGTGATCTCAGACCACGGCCTGCTCACCACAGTTGCCTACAAACTGGGAAAAGACGAGCCGGCCTGCTATGCCCTCGAG GGGTCGGTGGCCATAGCAGGAGCAGTGGTACGATGGTTGAAGGACAACATGGGGATGGTGCAGTCGTCCTCAGAGATCG AGAAACTGGCAGCGGCAGTAGGAACGTCGTACGGCTGTTACTTCGTGCCAGCTTTTTCGGGGCTCTACGCCCCCTACTGGGAGCCCAGCGCAAGAGG CATCATCTGTGGGCTCACACAGTTCACCAACAGGAACCACTTGGCATTCGCTGCTCTGGAGGCCGTCTGCTTCCAGACCAGAGAG attCTTGATGCAATGAATCAGGACAGCGGGGTCCCTCTGACGCAGCTTAAGGTGGACGGAGGGATGACGTCAAACAGATTACTGATGCAGCTGCAGGCCGACATCCTCTGCATCCCTGTAG TTCGACCCACCATGTCCGAGACCACAGCTCTTGGTGTAGCCATGGCGGCGGGGGCAGCAGAGGGCGTAGGCGTATGGAGCCTGAGTCCCGGTCAGCTCCCACATGTCACATCTGAGAGATACGAGCCTCAGATAAACCCTGAGG AGAGCGAGTACCGCTTCGCTCGCTGGAAGAAGGCCGTCCAGAAAGCCATGAACTGGGAGACCACAGAGCCCTGCTACAACGGCAGCG GTCACTCGCAGTaa